A part of Bacillota bacterium genomic DNA contains:
- a CDS encoding ABC transporter permease: protein MPGDPVGTLQSPSMTPEMKSLLEKQYGLDKPLWEQYLLYMKNLLKFEFGYSFQSRRPVADEILERLPNTLLLLGTSTILSMVVGILLGIFAASKQGSIAEHLTIGSGLFAYSVPTFFLQLLLLLAFAYFWPIFPIRGTMSIPPPTGFFPVLWDRLHHLALPVISLTIVGFGSWALYTRNTMADVLSQDFIVTAKAKGLTPRRVLFQHAFRSILPPIVTLFFLNLPGIIGGAVVTESIFSWPGVGRYLLQATMEKNYPAAQGAFYLIALAVLISNFLADLAYGLVDPRIRVGEGGGH from the coding sequence ATGCCCGGAGATCCGGTAGGTACCCTCCAATCTCCCAGCATGACTCCCGAGATGAAGTCGTTGTTAGAAAAACAATATGGATTGGACAAACCGCTTTGGGAGCAGTATCTACTGTATATGAAAAATTTGCTAAAGTTTGAATTCGGTTACTCCTTCCAATCCAGAAGACCGGTGGCTGACGAGATCCTCGAACGGCTTCCGAATACCCTGTTACTCTTGGGAACATCCACCATTCTTTCCATGGTGGTTGGCATCCTCTTGGGCATTTTTGCTGCCTCCAAACAGGGCTCCATCGCGGAGCATCTGACCATCGGTTCAGGGCTCTTTGCCTATTCGGTTCCCACTTTCTTTTTGCAGTTGCTTTTGCTTTTAGCCTTTGCTTATTTCTGGCCGATCTTTCCAATCCGGGGTACCATGAGCATTCCCCCACCCACAGGATTTTTCCCTGTGCTTTGGGATCGGCTACATCATTTGGCTTTGCCTGTAATCAGTTTGACGATCGTTGGTTTCGGTTCCTGGGCTTTGTATACCCGCAATACCATGGCTGATGTACTAAGCCAAGATTTTATTGTCACTGCCAAAGCCAAGGGACTAACCCCAAGAAGAGTCTTGTTCCAACATGCCTTTCGGAGCATTCTTCCCCCGATCGTCACCCTGTTTTTCCTGAATCTACCCGGGATCATCGGAGGAGCCGTAGTTACAGAGTCCATTTTCTCCTGGCCGGGGGTGGGCCGTTATTTATTGCAGGCCACGATGGAAAAGAACTACCCCGCGGCCCAAGGGGCTTTCTATTTGATTGCCCTTGCCGTACTAATCTCTAACTTCCTGGCCGACCTAGCCTATGGCCTTGTGGATCCCCGGATCCGGGTGGGCGAAGGGGGTGGACACTAA